TCCTTGGGTCAAGGATCTGAGTATTTTTTTCACCACTTGCAACGTCACACTGTCCAAAAAAAGTCCTGCTTTGGAAATATTACAGTAAAAGTGGTATTAAATCAAGTACTATCAACGTTATCAGAGCAGAAAAATTGACCAAGAGAGCATTATACTGTTATATATTGTTAGATTATTGTTTATTACACCCAGTGCCATCATtaagatcatcatcatcatcatcatcatcgcagCTGCATGAACAGATGTCAACTTTACATCACAGTGCATCTtaatacacaaaataaatcctccatcaacaaataaatcagGATTAACGCTAACACACTAGAAGGTGTTTTTACTGATAAAAAGCTATATTCATTTCATGCAGTCGTTACAGTACGTCTTTAAGAAAAAGACAGTACGTCTTAAAAAGACaggttttactgcagtggaGAAGAGAGGATGGCATATTTGTCCTCTCTGTAGTTCTATTTCAGGGGTTCTTGTGAATGGAGGCGTGTGCAGAATGGACAAAATGTGAATCTGCAGGGCCTCAATTAGCAGAGACTGAATGGTACGACCGTTCAGTCTCTGTTTGGACTGTACAGGAAGTGTTTCATGTCGGAATAACATCCGTTATAATGAGTCCACTCTGCATTTCTCGTGGTGTCCTCAGAggtgtttcctctgtctctatGGTTGGACCAGACATCATTAACACAGCATATTCTCCTTTGAATGAATAATAACCCTCTTCCTCCTGAATGCttgaaattcatattttctcaAAATATCTCCATCTGAATTATTTGACAGTAGtgttaaaaacagtttttattaaaCATTGTAAGGCGCTGAACGATGATCTCAGCCCAGTCAGCCGGTGTGATTCACACGTGTTCACCGTGATGAAACTAAAGTCTCAGAACAGCCACAATCTCCATCTTAACAAGTCCTTTGGTCTCACTGTGTGCTTTTGCTTATTATTGCGATCTTAAAATTTTATTCTCCCGTAACACTCAAAAAACAAATCTTCCCAGTCAATCACAGGTCTGACATACAACCAGTCTCACTCACATTCACATGCTggcaatttagagtcaccagcAAACCTAAACTGCCTGGTTTTGGTCTGTGGAAGCTTGTTTTTGGTCCACGTTGTCCTCAGGAGTTTGTTTATTGGTTTGGAGTCGTGGCAGCTTTGAACCCAGGACCGTGATCCTGTGAGGTGACAGAGCTAACCGCTGCACCTCTTTGCTTCTGTGAAGCAGCTAGTTTCAATACTTCTCAAACACGTTAGTCATCCTGATTTTCCATATTATAATTTTGCTATTTTGGTCACACAGCATTGGTCCGTCCTGGAAGAGAGGTTCTCTCTTGTGTCGCTCCTCCTGAGGTTTCCTCCACTTTTTCCTTGTTAGAGTTTGTTTGGGGGAGTTTTTCCTCATCCAAAGCAAAGGTTTAAGCACAGAGGCTGttgtctgctgcacacactgtaaaaccaCTTCAGGTAAATTAGTGAGTTTAGTGATTAGTGAGCttatttctgccatattctgtcCTGTTCATAGTGACAGGAAAGTGTTTGGTCACGATTCGTATTGACTGCAGGGTGAATAATCTCAccaaacagaaatattttaatgctgttttaagGAGTCAATAACAGATAAATGCACAGATGGAGATTTTTCAGTGACTTATGGACCCTCTTTACATACTGAATGAAATTGCTGATTACAAattgcagaaaaaagaaaaccatcTGCACCAAGTTTAAAGGCGCCTGGATGGCATTTTGTTGGCTGTTTGGTTTGATGCCAAATGTTAACAAGTTCTTAAATTTATGTGTATCCACCTTTATAGTTGGGTTTGAGTGCTGATAAATTGCAAGTTGAATTAAATCCCAAAATCAAATGTGTTTATCTCTTCCTGAATGTTCCCTTTAAACATCACTGGCACATTTAGCATCCACTGTCAGTCTTTAcagaagtgttttgttttttttttccctcgaGGCTAAGACGACCACACGTGGCACCCTTTGAGTCACACTGGTGTAATTATCAGTAATTattggtgctggtggtgcttATTACGTCTtccatggattttttttttttgtttttccttcttggCAATTAGTTTAATCTGCCTTCCTATTAAATTATATATTTCAGAAacttaaaaacagatttaaaacattttgggAAGATTGGGTTTGAGCCGAAAACCAGCTGGTTAGATTCCTTCACTGATCTGGGATCTCACAGGTACAGTAATTATCCTTCATACCAAACCTGGAGAGGATGTTGCTCACGGTGTGACAGTTTAACTTATGATGTCAAACAAGCATTTTCTGTGTTATACAGTCACCAGCTGACTCTTTTCACCTCACAGCACAGAGCTTCTGCAGGGGGAGCATATATAAACTGAGTTCATGCTATCCCCCGAGATCCCACCTCACAGGAACGCTGACCAATCAAAAGCCAAGATAGGTATGATTGATAACATTAAAAACCACTGCATTTTAGTTGCTTGAGCTGGTTCCAGGATCCCAGTGCATGGTGGCTTGCTGTTGTGGCTTCTGAGCCAATTTTTCCTAAatttatttcatcttttgtttgtcttgttatGATATGTCAAAATGCCTGCCATGAAAAAGCTACAGAATATAGAAAAAGATGCAGAATAAAGAGGGAGGTAATGCAGTAACATGGCCATGATCCCTCACTGATATCCCACTGTGAACACGATCCATAAAATAAAGATGGTACCATGTTTAATCCCCATGTCAGCCGTGGACTGTGCAGTGATACACACCGCAGTATAAAGGAATAGGCTGTTTGAAGCTGGACAGACTGAAACAACAGTCCTTTATTTTCTTGCTTACTGTCCAATATGTAAATTCTGCTTGTGGGAGGAAGGTGTTTAATGTGATCCATGTAAATGCTCAGGGCATGTCAGTAAGGCAACTAGCAGTTATTTACATTATCGATCAATCATTATGTCTTTGAAATGCTCAAGGTGAGGTcctcagatgtcttgttttgtccaattaTCCAAAACTCAATGATATTCAGTATCTGACAGATGAagattgtttttgtgtcagtcaACTAATTGATTGGTAGTTTGATTGTTCCAGCTTCACATGTCATTTTGATAAAGCAGCTCTTTGGATCATCCACTAAATCTATTTTATCATTGAATAAACCGctttatttgtttctgtgttgttaaAATGAAACCAACACATCTTTTTGAGACAATATTTTACTAATGACTGTCACAAAACAATGCTCATGTcctttgttttcacagttttctttctttctttccagagGCCTTCCTGTAAGACGCGGAACCATTCTTCAGAAAACTACTTCCGGCAGGACGGACATTTTTACCTCGTTCCACAAAGTTCAGTTTCCAGCAATTTCTGTGCACGGCGGATAAACGCAGGAGCACCGCTCGCGAGCCAGGCAGTAGCGGCGAGAGGCTTCTAGAAACAACGTGCAGCGGACAGTCACCGGCAagccagctgctctgctctgcttccgACGCTCCACATAACTTCTAAAAACATCCAGCTTGCCAAATGGCTAAGTGGGGAGAAGGAGACCCTCGATGGATCGTGGAGGAGAGAGCCGATGCGACTAATGTCAACAACTGGCACTGGTGAGATGTAATGAAAGGACACCGATTGCTAACGTTACTTATCCCGCTAATGCTAACATCTCACATTCAGCTCGTTCTAACGAGCTACAGCTGTCCTTTCTGGACTATGTCCCCAATGCAGATCGGTTATAGGTTCACAGGCGGCTCTGAGCGCAAAATATAGAGTATTCTTAAAATAAAGAGTCATATTCGAGGGCTCGAGCGAACCGTATGATGGTTTTCTTTAGTTAGCTTCGCCTGTAGCTAGCTGCTGTAGCCTCAGATGCTGGCTTTGACGTGGGTAgcggtcggtagttattaagaaCGGTGTCTGTTTCAACACACGTGTTTCGGTGTAATAACGTCCTTTAAAGTGTAGTTAAATGGTGAGAAAGTTTTCAGTTTCTGATATTACACCTGTTTAGAACACCTCAAGTAACTTAGCCCCACTTACACACTGTAAAGGTTATCTTACAGTTCGTAGCTACAAGCTAAAGAAAGACAACGTGTCCAATAGATCCAGATTTTAGTGTCCtttctgttgtgtctgtctttctgtgagaGCTAAGCAGTAATATTAAAGTGTCCATAAGTAAAGGATTGCACAAGATATCCTACATATTGAATTCAGATCCATAACTGTGTGCTGCTTTAAGGGTTTCCCCATTGTAACTGAATTCACCTCTGTGGTGATGTGATTCAGATCAGAAATGCATTTCTTCATTTGAAGTATTTAAAGAGTTGTTCCAGGATGAAGATAAACTTTAGTtgattttgtgttattgttAAATTCCTATGAAGTAAAGATATACCACCGTCCCTCCTTTGTCTTTATATTAAGGGAGTTCACAGTTAAAACTGCCAAAAAAGCCTTTCGATTTCTTAAAATGCAGCTTTGGTGACTTCAGACAAAAATGCTGCCTGGCAGTGAAGGCAAAGAGGGAAGTTTGGAGCTTCTCTTGACTGTCCATCAGTATGAAATACTCCAACATTGCTCCAGTGTGTGGTTTTACAATAGATGCTACTAGCTGCAGAACATGCTAACGGCAAATCAAATTGGCTAACCAGCTAAATTAacagtaaagcagcataaaaAAGTCAAAACTCAGATACTAAGCTTGAAGTCGGTATCGATCCTTCCTTAGAACTGTTAGCCtcagagttgttgttgttgttattgttgttgttgttgttgggaaaTTTCCATCAAGTTGATCCACTGGCTCTTCACGTCCTCTGATGGGAGTAGAGGAAGACTTTAAGTTCTTGTAGCCAATAACAGAGAAATTGCACTTTGTTGCTTGTAGTGTTGCCCTCCCCATCTCTGTGATAACAGCTAAAGTCATGAAAACAGTAGTTACTGGGTGTTAATCCAGGTCTATGAGTACATGCGTTGCCCTCCACATGCAGCTATCACAGCAACAGTAGAgcacatttttaatatgctaaaaCACCTAACATAGGAAAGGTACGGTATTGCACAATCCATGTCCTGGACCACAACGTGACACTGGTGAAACTGGTTTACCTCCCACCCCCTCTtgacactgttgtttttgtccatgCTTGGTCAGGGGATGAATCGTACCAGAATTTACCTCTTTTAAATCCCCAACTTGTGAATCCATCATCAGGATGCACTGGTCGTAAATATACTGATATCTGTTGGCAGCTTTGCATCTTATGTGGAGCAGTAGTATATAAAACATTGAACAGGATGGAGGTGAAAAACACATAACACTGTAAATATATTGTTTACCTGTTTGGATGCGCTCCCTCATCGCTGTGGTCTCTGCTGGATTTTTCAGGACTGAACGAGATGCAACAAACTGGTCATCAGACAAATTAAAATCCCTCATCATGGGGATGACCGTGGAGAACGAAGAGGGGAGCTGCGAGGTGACGGAAGTCAGCAAGCTGGAAGGAGAGGCCTCGATTAACAACCGCAAAGGGAAACTTATTTTCTTCTATGAATGGAACCTGAAAGCTACCTGGACCGGTAAGTACAAGactgaggctgctgtttgttttgtgtcggggGGGATTTGGTTAAATATATGTACGATACTGGTCACACGTCTGCCAGCAGTGGTGATGACTGCCTTAGCTGCCATCACTGGGTGAATACAGAGGAAACAACCAGGAAGCTGACTTAATCACCGCTTTCTCATTTTGACActcaaatcagaatcagaatcagaatcggctCTATTGACCAAGCATGTGTGAAGATACAAGGTTTAAACACTGCAGTCAATGTACTCTCATAGAAAAAGAAGACTACGGctaaaagaggacaaaaaacacaaaataaatactgaACAATAAGTTAAGGCAATTGcaaacttttctctctttatcagCATtcttgaaaagaaagaaacagagaagattTGAATGTCTGCTGATGTCTGCACTCTCTTTATTTTACCAGGAAAGTCAAAAGCAGGAGTGAAATACAAAGGGACGATCGAGGTTCCAAACCTGTCTGATGAGAACGACATGGAGGACCTTGATGTAAGTTTCGCTGAAAACTCGCATGTTTGACTCTGACTGCTGCTCGAACACTGTGGTGACCCCCACCCTCTGATCTTTATCCAGATTTGTGTATCGTTGAATAAAGATGAACCTGAAACGCCACTGACCACCCTGATGAGGACAAAAGGAGCCGAGAAAATCCGCGAAGCTCTGGGAAGCTACGTGGAGTTCTTAAAAACAGGTGAGCGAAACGATCTGAAGTGACATGAAACTTGTGACCTTTCACCTCCACAACTCAGAACACAGGATCATTTATCAGACTCAAACTGATGTCAAGTCTGTCTTGGTATTTGCAGTGTTTACCAGTTTACACTAACCCTTTAAtaaaagctcatttaaatcatAACCATGAGTCATTTTTAAGATTTAGGGTTTTACAATGAGCCCTTaatatttctgctgtgttgaaaaTGTAATGACATCAAATAAAAACCACCACAAACTGAGAAAAGTCAGTTAAATGTGCTGTTAAACGAGTGCGCCTGTGGACCTTTGCTAACAAAGTTGTCTCTTTCTGAATAGTAGAACTTGTTTGGACTCTGAGGATAAACGTCCTCAAGTCTGgattcagctttttatttgcGTTTGGCTGTTATAAAAGTACTTTGAAATCCATTGCAATGAAGAAAAAATGGGTTTTAAgatacttttttctttttttgtgattcAGAGTTCACACAGGGGATGATCCTGCCCACAGCCAACGGCGTGGCCAAGCCTCCGTCCACATCGCAGTCCAAAGCCAAGCTGGATAAAACTCAGGTTGGTACCTCGTTCTCGTTCTAAGCTCTCCAGCGTTTTCCTCGAGGCAGACTCACCAGACTTTTCTTCTCCTTGTGTGCGACAGATTTCCTCCTCGAGCAGCACAGCTGCTCCGATCAACACCGGCGTCAAGATCCCCACCTGTAAATTCAGCATGAAAGAAATGTTCCTCACCTCGCCGGCTGACCTCTACAGGGTCTTCCTCCACCAGGAGGTGAGCGTCAGCTGCCCGTCTGCTCGGTTCACTTAACTCCTCATTTATTTCCCCTCTGATTGAAGTGTGTGCTGTCCGTCTGCAGATGGTCCAGGCGTTCACACATGCTCCAGCgacagtggagggagagagaggcggaaAGTTCCGGCTGCTAGAAGGAAACGTTTTTGGTGAATTCACAGAGCTGGTGAGACTGACGTTCACCCTTTTACACCATCACATAATCTGGATTATGTCGTGTGTATCAGCATTATAGAGTTGTCCATTTGACGTGGACTCGTCCTCTGTGCAGGTTCCCGATGAGAAGATAGTTATGAAGTGGAGGTATAACAACTGGCCCTCTGGTATGTTCAtccatatttatatttatgtcaaaaagccattttcacacaaacttGAGTTTTACCTGAAC
This window of the Chaetodon auriga isolate fChaAug3 chromosome 14, fChaAug3.hap1, whole genome shotgun sequence genome carries:
- the LOC143331498 gene encoding activator of 90 kDa heat shock protein ATPase homolog 1-like is translated as MAKWGEGDPRWIVEERADATNVNNWHWTERDATNWSSDKLKSLIMGMTVENEEGSCEVTEVSKLEGEASINNRKGKLIFFYEWNLKATWTGKSKAGVKYKGTIEVPNLSDENDMEDLDICVSLNKDEPETPLTTLMRTKGAEKIREALGSYVEFLKTEFTQGMILPTANGVAKPPSTSQSKAKLDKTQISSSSSTAAPINTGVKIPTCKFSMKEMFLTSPADLYRVFLHQEMVQAFTHAPATVEGERGGKFRLLEGNVFGEFTELVPDEKIVMKWRYNNWPSEHYATITMTFLDRSSETELKVECRGVPDSEEERTKEGWKRYYFEAIRQTFGYGARLF